The following proteins are co-located in the Gloeocapsa sp. PCC 7428 genome:
- the dusB gene encoding tRNA dihydrouridine synthase DusB — protein MVYLSPSLQTRLATPLKIGSFAVKSRVLQSPLSGVTDLVFRRLVRRYAPESMMYTEMVNATGLHYVKQLPKIMEVDPNERPISIQLFDCRPDFLAEAAVMAVEEGADTVDINMGCPVNKITKNGGGSSLLRQPEVAEEIVRSVVKAVDVPVTVKTRIGWTDKEITILDFAKRMEDAGAQMITVHGRTRAQGYNGSARWEWIARVKEVLSIPVIANGDIFSVEAAVRCLEQTGADGVMCSRGTLGYPFLVGEIDYFLKTGQELPPPTPVERLQCAREHLQALWEYKGDRGVRQARKHMTWYAKGFAGAAELRGLLSVIETVDQGLEVIDRAIAQLVDEEVVSKLQVASEVLS, from the coding sequence ATGGTTTATCTGTCTCCTAGCTTACAAACTCGACTTGCCACACCCTTAAAAATTGGCTCGTTTGCCGTTAAAAGCCGCGTCTTACAGTCTCCGTTATCAGGCGTGACTGATTTGGTATTTCGGCGGTTGGTGCGGCGTTATGCACCCGAATCGATGATGTATACCGAAATGGTAAACGCCACAGGGCTGCATTATGTCAAACAGTTGCCTAAGATTATGGAAGTCGATCCGAACGAACGACCAATCAGTATTCAGCTATTCGATTGTCGCCCAGATTTCTTGGCAGAAGCAGCGGTGATGGCAGTAGAAGAAGGCGCGGATACGGTAGATATTAATATGGGTTGCCCAGTGAATAAAATCACGAAAAATGGTGGTGGTTCTTCACTGTTGCGTCAACCGGAAGTTGCAGAAGAAATTGTGCGTTCTGTCGTTAAGGCGGTGGATGTACCCGTCACGGTAAAAACTCGCATTGGGTGGACGGATAAAGAAATTACTATTTTGGATTTTGCCAAGCGCATGGAAGACGCAGGCGCGCAGATGATTACTGTACACGGGCGGACTCGCGCTCAAGGCTACAATGGTTCTGCACGCTGGGAATGGATCGCGCGAGTGAAAGAAGTTTTGTCGATTCCGGTGATTGCCAACGGTGATATCTTTTCCGTAGAAGCTGCTGTACGTTGCTTAGAACAAACGGGTGCAGATGGCGTCATGTGTTCGCGGGGAACATTAGGGTATCCGTTTTTAGTTGGCGAAATTGATTACTTTCTCAAAACTGGGCAAGAGTTACCGCCACCGACGCCTGTAGAACGGTTGCAATGTGCGAGAGAACATCTTCAAGCTTTATGGGAATATAAAGGCGATCGCGGTGTCCGACAAGCCCGCAAACATATGACATGGTATGCGAAAGGCTTTGCTGGTGCAGCAGAGTTACGGGGACTGCTGAGTGTGATTGAAACTGTCGATCAAGGTTTGGAAGTTATTGATCGCGCGATCGCACAGCTAGTAGATGAAGAAGTTGTATCTAAGTTGCAGGTGGCTTCAGAAGTTTTGAGTTAG
- a CDS encoding DUF2059 domain-containing protein: MKLKFLYSLSLLFTLSFVATPAAAETQVSYLPSARNRSEQNTSIQKLMTITGEKYLTRQVTLQTINTLKNQYPQVPQKFWDSFLAEMNYEEMNQRIEGIYNKYFTEEDIQGMIAFYQTPLGQKIISVLPQLAQESSKVGQQYGIEAATRAIKKLQAAGYIR; the protein is encoded by the coding sequence ATGAAATTAAAGTTTTTATATTCTCTATCTCTACTTTTTACATTATCTTTTGTTGCCACACCAGCTGCTGCTGAAACTCAAGTTAGTTACTTACCATCAGCCCGAAATCGTAGCGAACAAAACACCAGTATTCAGAAATTAATGACAATAACCGGTGAGAAATATCTAACTCGCCAAGTAACTTTACAAACAATAAATACACTTAAAAATCAATATCCTCAAGTTCCCCAAAAATTCTGGGATTCTTTTTTAGCAGAAATGAACTATGAGGAAATGAACCAAAGAATCGAAGGCATTTACAACAAATATTTCACCGAGGAAGACATTCAAGGCATGATTGCCTTTTATCAAACACCGTTAGGACAAAAAATTATTAGTGTGTTACCTCAACTGGCGCAAGAGTCCTCAAAAGTAGGTCAACAATACGGAATAGAAGCTGCTACGCGGGCGATAAAGAAATTACAAGCAGCTGGCTACATACGTTAA
- the rbsK gene encoding ribokinase: MNSRVLVFGSINMDLVAKVPRLPTPGETLLGHNLTTVPGGKGANQAVAVARLGISTAIVGRVGKDQFGQELLQNLQSDRVQTDAVYIDSSKTSGVAIIAVDDNAENHIIVIPGANGNVGEEDIERLTQQLPKASVLLLQLEIPLSAVQQAAQAAQQAGVKVILDPAPAPTALPPELYPVVDIITPNAVEAGQLVNFTVDSPESAEKAARVLQQRGVKTAIIKLGATGVFCATAEESFFIPAFSVKAVDTVAAGDAFNGGLAAALSQGYLLREAVVWGAATGALSTTKPGAQSSLPTRETVEAFMQNSVLR, translated from the coding sequence ATGAATTCTCGTGTCCTCGTTTTCGGTAGTATCAACATGGACTTAGTTGCCAAAGTTCCACGCTTACCTACTCCTGGCGAAACTTTATTAGGTCATAATTTGACAACTGTACCAGGAGGAAAAGGCGCGAATCAGGCGGTAGCCGTAGCGCGGTTAGGAATATCTACGGCGATTGTGGGGCGCGTTGGCAAAGATCAATTTGGGCAAGAGTTACTGCAAAATCTGCAAAGCGATCGCGTCCAAACTGATGCGGTATATATTGATTCATCAAAGACTTCAGGAGTTGCAATCATTGCAGTAGACGACAACGCCGAAAATCATATTATCGTGATTCCTGGTGCTAATGGAAATGTAGGTGAAGAAGACATCGAACGTCTTACGCAGCAGCTACCAAAAGCATCCGTCTTGCTGTTACAGCTAGAAATTCCGCTTTCCGCCGTACAACAAGCCGCACAAGCCGCACAACAAGCAGGTGTGAAAGTCATTTTAGATCCTGCACCAGCCCCTACAGCGTTACCACCAGAACTTTATCCAGTAGTTGATATCATTACACCGAATGCAGTAGAAGCAGGACAATTAGTGAATTTTACTGTAGATAGTCCTGAAAGTGCCGAAAAAGCCGCACGAGTGTTACAGCAACGCGGTGTTAAAACGGCAATTATCAAACTAGGGGCGACCGGAGTTTTCTGTGCAACCGCTGAGGAAAGCTTTTTTATTCCTGCTTTTTCAGTAAAAGCTGTAGATACAGTTGCCGCAGGAGACGCATTTAATGGTGGATTAGCAGCTGCGTTATCTCAGGGATATTTGCTACGCGAAGCCGTCGTATGGGGCGCAGCAACTGGTGCGCTTTCAACTACCAAGCCAGGCGCACAGTCCTCACTACCTACACGCGAGACAGTTGAAGCTTTTATGCAAAATAGTGTACTTAGATAA
- the xylB gene encoding xylulokinase codes for MTLSLVKNNDVAIGIDLGTSGVRVVAVHPQGAIAAQATRSYPLLTPHPGWTEQNPNDWIEATFEALTEVVQQLQDYQIIGLGLSGQMHGMVPLDAAGNVIRPAILWNDQRTGKAVATIETIVPRHELIQRTGNPAITGFQLPKVVWLRELEPQAFSRMHHVLLPKDYLGYVLTGEMATEPSDASGIGCLNLGDRTWDLDILAALNLQSSLFPQVIDSTAIVGKLKPEIASITGLPAGLPIVAGGGDNAAAAIGLGLSSTNCDRGSLSLGTSGVIFVPLAQPVAESEGRVHLFCHADGGYHLLGVTLAASGSLRWYRDTFFPDFSYDELIAWASHAPPGASGVIFLPHLAGERSPYLDSEARGAWLNLSLAHSKAEMTRAVLEGVAYSLRAAFDVMQEIAPIHELVATGGGSRSPLWLQIITDVLGINLAKPMLAEGAAYGAALLALVGCHVYPDLETLFQILPAIEEYTQPTAHLVYAEGFHHFTTIYAALKSIN; via the coding sequence ATGACTTTAAGTTTGGTTAAAAATAATGATGTTGCGATAGGTATCGACCTTGGTACTAGCGGAGTGCGGGTTGTTGCTGTTCATCCACAAGGTGCGATCGCTGCCCAAGCAACGCGTAGCTATCCGTTACTCACACCGCATCCTGGTTGGACAGAACAAAACCCCAATGATTGGATTGAGGCAACTTTTGAGGCTTTGACGGAGGTCGTTCAGCAATTACAAGATTACCAAATTATTGGTTTGGGTTTATCGGGGCAAATGCATGGTATGGTTCCGCTTGATGCAGCAGGCAATGTGATTCGACCTGCCATTTTGTGGAACGATCAGCGTACTGGTAAGGCAGTTGCGACGATTGAAACGATAGTGCCGCGACACGAATTGATTCAACGCACTGGTAATCCAGCAATAACGGGCTTTCAATTACCGAAAGTTGTCTGGTTGCGCGAATTAGAACCACAGGCGTTTAGTCGGATGCATCATGTGTTGTTACCAAAAGATTATTTAGGGTATGTACTGACAGGGGAAATGGCGACGGAACCGTCGGATGCTTCGGGTATAGGGTGTTTAAATTTAGGCGATCGCACTTGGGATTTAGATATTCTCGCAGCCCTCAATCTCCAGTCAAGTCTGTTTCCTCAGGTGATCGATTCAACGGCGATTGTCGGCAAATTGAAACCGGAAATTGCCAGTATTACGGGATTACCCGCAGGTTTACCGATTGTGGCAGGTGGGGGTGACAATGCAGCTGCGGCGATTGGCTTAGGACTTTCTAGTACAAATTGCGATCGCGGTAGTCTGAGTCTTGGCACTTCGGGTGTTATTTTTGTCCCTTTGGCGCAACCCGTTGCCGAATCGGAAGGACGAGTACATTTATTTTGTCATGCTGATGGTGGCTATCACTTGTTGGGTGTCACATTAGCAGCGAGTGGTTCATTACGCTGGTATCGCGATACTTTTTTCCCTGATTTTAGCTATGACGAGTTGATCGCGTGGGCAAGCCACGCGCCGCCTGGTGCGAGTGGTGTAATATTTTTACCACATCTAGCGGGCGAACGCAGTCCTTATCTAGATTCTGAAGCGCGTGGCGCGTGGTTGAATTTGTCGTTAGCGCATAGCAAGGCAGAAATGACACGGGCGGTTCTCGAAGGCGTTGCGTATAGTTTACGCGCAGCGTTCGATGTCATGCAGGAGATCGCCCCGATTCATGAACTTGTCGCTACGGGTGGTGGATCGCGATCGCCACTTTGGTTACAAATTATTACGGATGTACTTGGTATCAATCTTGCAAAACCGATGTTAGCCGAAGGTGCCGCCTACGGTGCAGCGTTACTTGCATTAGTCGGCTGTCATGTTTACCCCGATCTAGAAACGTTATTTCAGATTTTGCCTGCAATAGAAGAATATACTCAGCCAACTGCTCATTTGGTTTACGCTGAAGGATTTCATCATTTTACTACCATTTATGCTGCACTCAAAAGTATTAACTAA